TTCATCCGTAATTTCATCGATAATGAGGCTTAAAGCATCATCATTGCGCTCCAATTGAATAAGCCCAGCAATACTATGGAGACGGTTCATGTATTCGTGTTGCTGTGCTCGCAAGGAATCGACGAGCATTTTAATACCTGTTAATTCTTCAGCAAGCATATTTGCCTCTTTTCTATCAGTTAACATGATAAGATAGCCAGCATTTTGTTCCATAATACGAATGGGAAATGTCCGAACTAAATACATTTGCTCGTACATTAAAAGTGGTCGATAAATCTCATGCTGTTGAATGGTGTCTTCAGCAAGCCATGTGTCTTTAAACAGAGTTTTTCTAGAAACTTTATGTCCAAAGTAATGCGTATACTGACGGGCCAAACGGTTAATAAATGTTACGTTTCCACTTTCGTCTGTAGCTAAAATGCCAATATCCATCGCTTGAATAATACCTGAACGTTCTTCCACTAAACGAGCGATTTCGTAAGGTTCTAAGTTAAAGGTTTGACGCTTTAAATGATTAGCAACCCAAACAGATCCACCTAACCCTATTACTAGACCCCCAAAAAGGGAGACTAATATATCAAATTGATATTCGTCTAGAAGGTCATACCATTTTGGTGCTAGTAGCCCAACGGTAATAACACCGACTTGCTTCGTGCCTTCCTCGTTCATAATGGGTACGAATGCTCGTATGGAATAACCAAGTACACCACGTGCCTTAGATATGTATTCATGCTGTGAAAAAGCTTCTATTTCGTCGCCCCCTTCAAAAACGGTACCAAGCTTACTTTCAGAAGGATGCGAATAACGAATGCGTTTCATATCGATGATGACAATATAATCAACATCTGTTGTTAATCGAATGCGTTCAGCAATCGGCTGAATAATTTCAAATCCCTCTTTAGTACCTACGTTTTTTTGTACTTCTGTAAGCTGAGAAACAGTTCTTGCTATAGCTATTGCACGGGCTCCAAATTCCTTCTCTAAAGCACCAGCTAAATTATGAATCATAATTGCCCCACTCGTAGTGATAGAAAAAATAACGATAATGAACGAAAATATAAACATTTTGAGTCGTAATGATATGTTTTTCATAACAATGAAAAGGAATGCCAGATTAGCAGCCTTTTATTAATTCATCACCTCTATCTTGTAATATTTCAATATGTAGGAAAATCCTATTTTAATGGAGAGAAGCAAAACCCATTTTACTAGCAATGAACTAGGACTATCATTCTATAATAAAGTACCATAAAAGAATAGCTTGTTGTAATACAATAACAGCTATAAAGTATCTGTTTTAATTGTGTACTATAACAATTTGTTCTCTAATATCACATTAGTATTAGGAAATAAATAGGAAGTGGTATAGAAGTTTATTTTTTTTAAAAATAAAAATTTATATTTGAATAATAAAAAATAATTGGCTATTTATCTTTAGAATGAGGTTATACAAGATAATTTTAAGAAATAATTTACATTTAAATAATATAATGGTTTAACTTACTTATGTTATAGATACTTCAATTTTTTTGCGCAAAGAAAATTTGCTTTGTTATCGTTTTAAAATTCTCTTTCGTTCTTAATATTTCTGTATGTCGATTATTTCTATTTTTACGTAACAAACTAATTCCTATTTTTTATCTAGCTGTCTTATAGTGAGAAGTATTATTTTTTATGTGAAATTATGCACATGTTTAATTATTTTAAGATAGTTTATTTAAACCGATAAAGTACAGTAGAAAAGTAATAATAGCTAAAAAATGTTGATGTTATTGTCCGATAAACGTATTTTTCCTTAGGGGCTGTAGTGATTTCTGTATTATTAATATATGGTGAACGATAAAAAACTTTTTAGAGAAATAATATTTTTTAGAAAAACATCTTGCATTTGAATAATTATAAGTGGTAAATTGTTTTACATGGACGTTCATAGAATTTTCACAGGTAGCAAAAGAGGGGAGAAATGAGAATTTATGAATAAAAATAGATGGTTAATTGCATTATCTGCAATCGCTATTCACCTTTCAATTGGTGGAGCCTATGCATACAGTGTATACAAGCTGCCGATTGTCACAGAAATGGGATGGAGTGAAACGAAGGTTACGATTGCCTTTACAATTATGATGGGGCTTGCAGGTTTTTCAGCAGCGCTATTTGGTAGTTTAGTAGAAAAAATGGGTCCACGTAAATCTGCTATGGTAGCTGCAGTGCTGTTTGGAGCAGGACAAGCAGGAGCAGGTGTTGCGATTTCTATGGATTCTGTAACATTGTACTGGCTAACTTACGGCTTACTAAGCGGATTAGGTATGGGGATTGGTTATATCGCACCTGTATCAACTTTAGTTAAATGGTTCCCGGATCGCCGAGGTTTAGCAACAGGTATGGCTGTATTAGGGTTTGGTTCGGGTGCACTTATTACTGCACCAGTAGCAGCGAACTTAATGGAAGCAGTCGGCATTTCTACAACTTACTTTATTTTAGGGGCATGTTACTTCACGTTAATGATTTTAGGGGCTTCATATATAGCACCGCCAAAACCAGGTTATATGCCTGCGAATATGAAAGCGGCTGCAGAAAAAGGCAAGAAAGTAGTGAAAACAGACTTAGCTGTTATGTCAGCTCGTGAAGCTGTGAAAACAAAGCATTTCTGGATGTTATGGTCAATGCATTTAGTAAATGTAACAGCGGGTATTATGATGATTTCTGTAGCATCTCCGATGGCACAGGAAATTGTGGGCTTATCAGTTGCGGGTGCCGCAGCAATGGTAGGAGTAATGGGGTTATTCAATGGTGGTGGCCGATTAATTTGGGCTGCTGTGTCTGACTATATTGGTCGTCCAAACGTCTTTGTTATTTTCTTTACAGCACAACTTATTACATTTATCGTATTACCACATACGACAAACGTTATTATTTTCCAAGCACTTATTTTCTTAGTAGTTAGTTGTTATGGTGGTGGTTTCTCAAACCTACCTGCATTCGCAAGTGATCTATTTGGTACTAAACAACTTGGTGTCATCCATGGTTATTTACTGACAACTTGGTCATTAGGTGGCGTATTTGGTCCACTTCTAGTGAGTACTATTAGAAATGCTTATGACAGTTACATTCCTGTCTTTTATATATTTGCAGGATTGATTGCCATTTCATTCATTATTTCAATAACGTTGCGTGCTGATGTACGTAAACAAACAGCTTTAAAAGCA
The genomic region above belongs to Lysinibacillus sp. FSL W8-0992 and contains:
- a CDS encoding sensor histidine kinase; translation: MIHNLAGALEKEFGARAIAIARTVSQLTEVQKNVGTKEGFEIIQPIAERIRLTTDVDYIVIIDMKRIRYSHPSESKLGTVFEGGDEIEAFSQHEYISKARGVLGYSIRAFVPIMNEEGTKQVGVITVGLLAPKWYDLLDEYQFDILVSLFGGLVIGLGGSVWVANHLKRQTFNLEPYEIARLVEERSGIIQAMDIGILATDESGNVTFINRLARQYTHYFGHKVSRKTLFKDTWLAEDTIQQHEIYRPLLMYEQMYLVRTFPIRIMEQNAGYLIMLTDRKEANMLAEELTGIKMLVDSLRAQQHEYMNRLHSIAGLIQLERNDDALSLIIDEITDEEELIQSLHDKFQDYSIQGLLLGKYSRAKELGVELTIDEESNLVDFMSGLSSGDIITIIGNLLDNAMEACFECEHKDVHLTIIGDKHYLIIEVQDSGKGIEGIPQRIFDYGFSTKQKEGHGIGLALVKQIVESNNGTIQVESTVHTGTTITINIGVIEEQ
- a CDS encoding L-lactate MFS transporter yields the protein MNKNRWLIALSAIAIHLSIGGAYAYSVYKLPIVTEMGWSETKVTIAFTIMMGLAGFSAALFGSLVEKMGPRKSAMVAAVLFGAGQAGAGVAISMDSVTLYWLTYGLLSGLGMGIGYIAPVSTLVKWFPDRRGLATGMAVLGFGSGALITAPVAANLMEAVGISTTYFILGACYFTLMILGASYIAPPKPGYMPANMKAAAEKGKKVVKTDLAVMSAREAVKTKHFWMLWSMHLVNVTAGIMMISVASPMAQEIVGLSVAGAAAMVGVMGLFNGGGRLIWAAVSDYIGRPNVFVIFFTAQLITFIVLPHTTNVIIFQALIFLVVSCYGGGFSNLPAFASDLFGTKQLGVIHGYLLTTWSLGGVFGPLLVSTIRNAYDSYIPVFYIFAGLIAISFIISITLRADVRKQTALKAASQKVGDVSATR